A genomic segment from Dietzia psychralcaliphila encodes:
- a CDS encoding YebC/PmpR family DNA-binding transcriptional regulator — protein MSGHSKWATTKHKKAAIDSKRGKLFAKLVKNIEVAARTGGGDPDGNPTLFDAIQKAKKNSVPGDNVERARRRGAGEEAGGADWETIMYEGYGPNGVAMLIECLTDNRNRAAMEVRTAMTRNGGNLADPGSVAYLFARKGEILLDKGELEEDDVLMAVLDAGAEEVNDLGDRFEVICEPTDLVQVRTALQDAGIDYESAESGFRASVEVTVDEEGAGKIFRLIDALEDSDDVQNVYSNVDIPDDVLAALDS, from the coding sequence ATGTCAGGCCATTCCAAGTGGGCCACCACCAAGCACAAGAAGGCGGCGATCGACTCCAAGCGCGGCAAGCTCTTCGCCAAACTCGTCAAGAACATCGAGGTGGCAGCCCGCACGGGTGGTGGTGACCCGGACGGCAACCCGACGCTGTTCGACGCCATCCAGAAGGCCAAGAAGAACTCGGTCCCGGGCGACAACGTCGAGCGGGCGCGCCGGCGTGGCGCCGGTGAGGAGGCGGGCGGCGCCGACTGGGAGACCATCATGTACGAGGGCTACGGCCCCAACGGCGTGGCGATGCTCATCGAGTGCCTGACGGACAATCGCAACCGCGCGGCCATGGAGGTCCGGACGGCCATGACCCGCAACGGCGGGAACCTGGCGGACCCGGGCTCGGTGGCCTACCTGTTCGCCCGCAAGGGTGAGATCCTCCTGGACAAGGGCGAGCTCGAGGAGGACGACGTCCTCATGGCTGTGCTCGACGCCGGGGCCGAGGAGGTCAACGACCTCGGTGATCGGTTCGAGGTGATCTGTGAACCCACCGACCTCGTCCAGGTCCGCACGGCGCTCCAGGACGCGGGGATCGACTACGAGTCCGCGGAGTCGGGCTTCCGTGCCTCCGTCGAGGTCACCGTGGACGAGGAGGGGGCGGGCAAGATCTTCAGGTTGATCGACGCGCTCGAGGACTCCGACGACGTCCAGAACGTCTACTCGAACGTGGACATCCCCGACGACGTGCTGGCCGCCCTCGACTCCTGA
- the pdxT gene encoding pyridoxal 5'-phosphate synthase glutaminase subunit PdxT: MSAAGRPRIGVLALQGDVAEHLRHLEHVGAEAVTVRRRSELDSVDGLVLPGGESTAMSRLLDVYDMYQPVSERISDGMPVYGSCAGMILLASVVLDTRPDATWFSAIDMTVRRNAFGRQVDSFEADLVVEALGPDPFRTVFIRAPWVETVGPDVEVLAGVRASDGLDHVVAVRQGNALATSFHPEVTDDVRVHRYFLDMVRAATS, encoded by the coding sequence GTGAGTGCTGCGGGCCGTCCCCGGATCGGTGTGCTCGCCCTCCAGGGCGATGTCGCCGAGCACCTCCGCCACCTCGAGCACGTCGGGGCCGAGGCCGTGACGGTGCGCCGCCGCTCGGAACTGGACTCGGTCGACGGGCTGGTGTTGCCGGGCGGTGAGTCGACCGCGATGAGCCGGCTGCTGGACGTCTACGACATGTACCAGCCGGTCTCCGAGCGGATCTCCGACGGTATGCCCGTCTACGGTTCGTGCGCGGGTATGATCCTGCTGGCGTCCGTGGTGCTCGACACCCGCCCGGACGCCACGTGGTTCTCCGCGATAGACATGACCGTCCGCCGGAACGCCTTCGGCCGGCAGGTGGACTCGTTCGAGGCCGACCTCGTGGTGGAGGCTCTCGGCCCCGACCCGTTCCGGACCGTCTTCATCCGGGCACCGTGGGTGGAGACGGTGGGACCGGACGTCGAGGTTCTCGCCGGCGTCCGCGCCTCCGACGGCCTGGATCACGTGGTCGCGGTGCGCCAGGGCAACGCCCTCGCGACCTCGTTCCACCCGGAGGTCACCGACGACGTGCGCGTCCATCGGTACTTCCTCGACATGGTCCGGGCGGCGACCTCGTAG
- a CDS encoding acyl-CoA thioesterase, producing MAKIEDILAIERIDRDLYRGHPIETHLQRTFGGQVAGQTLTAAVSTVDDDKHVHSLHGYFIRPGIPSAPTVFQVDRLRDGRSFATRRVTAIQEGEPIFSMSASFHLRDQEGIEHQDPIPDVIDAEEIPAPRYEDLDETHRVFVDEWAQWDIRMVPREKLRGSSQIASQQRVWFRCVDELPDDPNFHVCTLAYMSDMTLLSSAKVIHPDEPTQDASLDHAMWFLRPFRADDWLLYDQTSPSAFGGRALTQGRIFDRTGRLVAAVTQEGLSRRLREGAQSFPVDLSGSDTERADTDRADKDRADTDRGDAGSRGDRG from the coding sequence GTGGCCAAGATCGAGGACATCCTCGCGATCGAGCGGATCGACCGGGATCTCTACCGCGGTCACCCGATCGAGACCCACCTGCAGCGCACCTTCGGCGGTCAGGTCGCCGGACAGACCCTGACCGCCGCGGTGAGTACCGTCGACGACGACAAGCACGTCCATTCCCTCCACGGGTACTTCATCCGCCCGGGGATCCCGTCCGCTCCGACCGTCTTCCAGGTCGACCGGCTGCGTGACGGACGCAGCTTCGCCACCCGACGGGTCACCGCGATCCAGGAGGGCGAGCCCATCTTCTCGATGTCGGCCTCGTTCCACCTCCGCGACCAGGAGGGGATCGAGCACCAGGACCCGATTCCCGACGTGATCGACGCCGAGGAGATCCCCGCTCCCCGGTACGAGGACCTGGACGAGACCCACCGCGTCTTCGTGGACGAGTGGGCGCAGTGGGACATCCGGATGGTGCCCAGGGAGAAGCTCCGTGGGTCCTCGCAGATCGCCTCGCAGCAGCGGGTGTGGTTCCGCTGCGTGGACGAGCTGCCGGACGACCCGAACTTCCACGTCTGCACCCTCGCCTACATGTCGGACATGACCCTGCTCAGCTCGGCCAAGGTCATCCACCCGGACGAGCCCACCCAGGACGCCTCCCTCGACCACGCGATGTGGTTCCTGCGCCCGTTCCGGGCCGACGACTGGCTGCTGTACGACCAGACGTCCCCGTCCGCGTTCGGCGGCCGGGCACTCACCCAGGGCCGGATCTTCGACCGCACGGGGCGCCTCGTCGCAGCGGTCACCCAGGAGGGGCTGTCACGTCGCCTCCGGGAGGGCGCGCAGTCCTTCCCGGTGGACCTGTCGGGCTCCGACACAGAACGCGCCGACACCGACCGCGCCGACAAAGACCGCGCCGACACCGATCGCGGGGACGCCGGTTCCCGCGGTGACCGCGGGTGA
- the pdxS gene encoding pyridoxal 5'-phosphate synthase lyase subunit PdxS — MSEPQSTENTTGTARVKRGMAEMLKGGVIMDVVTAEQAKIAEDAGAVAVMALERVPADIRAQGGVARMSDPDLIDGIIEAVSIPVMAKARIGHFVEAQILQALGVDYVDESEVLTPADYANHIDKFEYTVPFVCGATNLGEALRRITEGAAMIRSKGEAGTGDVSNATTHMRQIRQQIRRLQNLPEDELYVAAKELQAPYDLVKEVAQKGKLPVVLFTAGGIATPADAAMMMQLGAEGVFVGSGIFKSGNPSDRAKAIVKATTFHDDPEMLASISRGLGEAMVGINVDDIPEPHRLAERGW; from the coding sequence GTGAGCGAGCCGCAGTCCACCGAGAACACCACCGGAACCGCACGCGTCAAGCGAGGTATGGCCGAGATGCTCAAGGGTGGCGTCATCATGGACGTCGTGACCGCCGAACAGGCGAAGATCGCCGAGGACGCCGGCGCCGTGGCCGTCATGGCCCTCGAGCGGGTCCCCGCCGACATCCGCGCGCAGGGCGGCGTCGCCCGCATGAGCGACCCGGACCTCATCGACGGGATCATCGAGGCCGTCTCGATCCCCGTGATGGCCAAGGCCCGCATCGGTCACTTCGTCGAGGCGCAGATCCTCCAGGCCCTCGGCGTGGACTACGTCGACGAGTCCGAGGTCCTCACCCCGGCCGACTACGCCAACCACATCGACAAGTTCGAGTACACCGTCCCGTTCGTCTGTGGCGCCACCAACCTCGGCGAGGCCCTGCGGCGCATCACCGAGGGCGCGGCGATGATCCGCTCCAAGGGTGAGGCCGGAACCGGCGACGTCTCCAACGCTACGACTCACATGCGGCAGATCCGTCAGCAGATCCGTCGCCTGCAGAACCTGCCCGAGGACGAGCTCTACGTGGCGGCCAAGGAGCTGCAGGCGCCATACGACCTGGTCAAGGAGGTCGCGCAGAAGGGCAAGCTTCCCGTGGTGCTGTTCACCGCCGGCGGTATCGCCACTCCGGCCGACGCCGCGATGATGATGCAGCTCGGCGCCGAGGGCGTCTTCGTGGGTTCCGGCATCTTCAAGTCGGGCAACCCCTCCGACCGGGCCAAGGCGATCGTCAAGGCCACCACCTTCCACGACGACCCGGAGATGCTCGCGTCCATCTCCCGCGGCCTCGGCGAGGCAATGGTCGGCATCAACGTGGACGACATCCCGGAGCCGCACCGGCTCGCCGAGCGGGGCTGGTGA
- a CDS encoding NUDIX hydrolase produces the protein MSGEAILLVVVLVILAVTALLVAYLTAHRLDRLHIRTDLARSALVGALERRHTVAAAIVADLGDRDPGSAQQLSHALTLARAHPPDTVTGSDPRPGPEPNRRGRPSNDRGGDDGAPDAERAENTLGTLLSGLDVAALPVDLAAELGDVTDRVSMARSFYNDAVRDTRNLREKRTVRALRLAGRASMPDYVELVDHPPVGG, from the coding sequence GTGTCCGGTGAAGCGATCCTCCTCGTCGTCGTCCTGGTCATCCTGGCGGTGACCGCCCTACTCGTCGCGTATCTCACCGCACATCGTCTCGACCGACTCCACATCCGCACCGATCTCGCCCGGTCGGCACTGGTCGGCGCACTCGAGCGTCGCCACACTGTCGCGGCGGCCATCGTCGCCGACCTGGGTGACCGGGACCCCGGATCGGCGCAGCAGTTGTCGCACGCCCTGACGCTCGCCCGCGCCCACCCGCCCGACACGGTGACCGGTAGCGACCCCCGGCCGGGGCCGGAGCCGAACAGGCGCGGTCGTCCGTCGAACGACCGGGGCGGGGATGACGGTGCCCCCGACGCCGAACGGGCGGAGAACACCCTGGGCACACTGCTGTCCGGGCTGGACGTCGCCGCGCTGCCGGTCGACCTGGCCGCCGAGCTAGGGGACGTGACCGACCGGGTGTCGATGGCGCGGAGTTTCTACAACGATGCGGTTCGCGACACCAGAAACCTGCGAGAGAAGCGAACGGTGAGGGCGCTCCGACTGGCGGGTCGCGCGTCGATGCCCGACTACGTCGAACTGGTCGACCACCCGCCCGTGGGAGGCTGA
- a CDS encoding glycosyltransferase family 4 protein: protein MRIGMICPYSFDAPGGVQAHVVDLTEELRRRGHTVRVLAPGRPGSAPVSGMTLTGPGVPIPYNGSVARLSFGPAAWRATRHWLRREPLDVLHIHEPNAPGVGMFALAMSSGPITATFHTSTSSSMILGAADGALAPLLEKIRGRIAVSTLARRWQMEALGSGAVEIPNGVDVAAFRDVDATAERSDSPTVAFLGRYDEPRKGMDVLVAALPDVLRTVPDLRLRIMGDGDERALRARMPPGLDVEFLGRVDDRRKAAVLAAADVYCAPNTGGESFGIVLVEAMAAGAAVVASDLDAFRRVLDDGACGELSAVGDPGALAAALVRVLGDDAYRAGLCERASEAVREFDWPVVAERVIRVYETVRGPGETLRVR, encoded by the coding sequence GTGCGCATCGGCATGATCTGCCCGTACTCCTTCGATGCGCCGGGCGGCGTCCAGGCCCATGTGGTGGACCTGACCGAGGAGTTGCGTCGGCGTGGCCACACGGTCCGCGTCCTCGCACCCGGCCGGCCGGGCAGCGCCCCCGTGTCGGGGATGACGCTGACCGGACCGGGTGTGCCGATCCCCTACAACGGATCCGTGGCCCGATTGAGTTTCGGACCCGCGGCCTGGCGTGCCACCCGCCACTGGCTCCGCCGGGAGCCGCTGGACGTGCTGCACATCCACGAGCCCAACGCGCCGGGGGTGGGGATGTTCGCTCTTGCCATGTCCTCCGGACCCATCACGGCGACCTTCCACACCTCCACCTCCAGCTCGATGATCCTCGGTGCCGCGGACGGGGCGCTCGCCCCGTTGTTGGAGAAGATCCGCGGTCGCATCGCCGTGTCGACCCTGGCCCGGAGGTGGCAGATGGAGGCCCTGGGATCCGGCGCGGTGGAGATCCCGAACGGTGTCGACGTCGCCGCATTCCGCGATGTCGACGCCACGGCCGAGCGATCGGACTCACCCACCGTGGCTTTCCTCGGGCGCTACGACGAACCGCGCAAGGGGATGGACGTGCTCGTCGCCGCACTCCCGGACGTGCTCAGGACTGTGCCGGACCTGCGGTTGCGGATCATGGGTGACGGTGACGAGCGTGCCCTGCGGGCCCGGATGCCGCCCGGCCTGGACGTGGAGTTCCTCGGCCGGGTCGACGACCGGCGCAAGGCGGCGGTACTCGCGGCCGCGGATGTCTACTGCGCCCCCAACACCGGCGGGGAGAGCTTCGGGATCGTCCTGGTCGAGGCGATGGCGGCCGGCGCAGCGGTGGTCGCCTCCGATCTCGACGCGTTCCGTCGGGTTCTGGACGACGGGGCATGTGGGGAACTCTCCGCGGTGGGGGATCCCGGTGCCCTGGCCGCCGCCCTCGTCCGCGTGCTCGGTGACGACGCGTACCGTGCCGGCCTCTGCGAACGCGCGTCCGAGGCCGTCCGGGAGTTCGACTGGCCGGTCGTGGCGGAACGGGTGATCCGCGTGTACGAGACCGTCCGTGGGCCGGGGGAGACGCTCCGTGTCCGGTGA
- a CDS encoding phosphatidylinositol mannoside acyltransferase, with protein sequence MGQRASDLGYAAGWAVVRALPEPVARAVFRAGADAAARRQGEDSQLRRNLSRVLGVSPAEVPDDLVRDSFRSYARYWREAFRLPSMDREAVAREMDRTIEGVEHLDAALAKGRGVIVALPHSANWDLGGTWLARRYGTFATVAERLEPESLYQRFLEYRESLGFTIYPHTGGPTPPLDALREFLAGGGIVCLPGERDLRRTGVPVTFFGETTRMPAGAARLAVETGAPFLVAQFWYSDEETMRVRITPPIDVSGGVEAAVQAMADLFEEGIARHPADWHMLQPLWLDDLSADRRARIED encoded by the coding sequence ATGGGCCAGCGCGCCTCGGACCTCGGGTACGCCGCGGGGTGGGCCGTGGTCCGCGCTCTTCCCGAGCCGGTGGCGCGTGCAGTGTTCAGGGCCGGCGCCGATGCCGCGGCGCGACGACAGGGTGAGGACTCCCAGCTGCGCAGGAACCTGTCCCGCGTCCTCGGGGTCAGCCCGGCGGAGGTCCCCGACGACCTCGTCCGGGACTCCTTCCGGTCCTACGCCCGTTACTGGCGGGAGGCGTTCCGGCTACCGTCGATGGACCGCGAGGCCGTGGCCCGGGAGATGGACAGGACGATCGAGGGCGTCGAGCACCTGGACGCGGCCCTGGCGAAGGGTCGCGGGGTGATCGTGGCCCTTCCACACTCGGCCAACTGGGATCTCGGCGGGACGTGGCTGGCCCGGCGGTACGGCACATTCGCGACCGTCGCGGAGAGGTTGGAACCCGAGTCGCTCTACCAGCGGTTCCTCGAGTACCGGGAGAGCCTGGGGTTCACCATCTACCCGCATACCGGTGGGCCCACTCCGCCGCTCGACGCGCTCAGGGAGTTCCTCGCCGGTGGCGGTATCGTGTGCCTGCCCGGCGAGCGGGACCTGCGGCGGACCGGTGTTCCGGTGACCTTCTTCGGGGAGACCACCCGCATGCCCGCCGGTGCGGCCAGGCTCGCGGTGGAGACCGGCGCGCCGTTCCTGGTGGCGCAGTTCTGGTACTCCGACGAGGAGACGATGCGGGTGCGGATCACCCCGCCCATCGACGTCTCCGGCGGGGTGGAGGCAGCGGTGCAGGCGATGGCCGACCTCTTCGAGGAGGGGATCGCCCGTCACCCAGCGGACTGGCACATGCTCCAGCCACTGTGGCTCGACGACCTCTCCGCCGACCGCCGAGCGCGGATCGAGGACTGA
- the pgsA gene encoding phosphatidylinositol phosphate synthase: MLSEFGRSGVTKVAHPFASFLVRIGVTANGITLAGLVLTCAAAVALFGNGHLVAGAIVIALCTLLDLVDGAVARASDGGSPYGALVDAVSDRVADGVILASLLWWLVDAEPDNKYALGMLLSCLVLSQVVSYSKARADAGGLRTPGGLMERADRLVLILLGAGVEGLGVPWALEVAITVVAVGSFITVVQRVWGGRADYFARLHRLDSPTAGER; encoded by the coding sequence ATGCTCAGCGAGTTCGGAAGGTCGGGTGTCACCAAGGTGGCACACCCCTTCGCGTCGTTCCTGGTCCGGATCGGGGTGACCGCCAACGGCATCACCCTCGCCGGTCTCGTCCTGACCTGCGCGGCGGCGGTCGCGCTCTTCGGCAACGGCCATCTGGTCGCCGGTGCGATCGTGATCGCCCTGTGCACCCTGCTCGACCTGGTCGACGGTGCGGTCGCACGCGCCTCTGACGGCGGGTCACCGTACGGCGCCCTGGTCGACGCGGTGTCGGACCGGGTGGCCGACGGCGTGATCCTCGCGTCACTGCTGTGGTGGCTGGTCGACGCCGAACCCGACAACAAGTACGCGCTCGGCATGCTGCTGTCGTGTCTGGTGCTCTCCCAGGTGGTCTCGTACTCCAAGGCCCGTGCGGACGCGGGGGGACTCCGCACACCCGGCGGCCTCATGGAACGCGCCGACCGCCTGGTCCTGATCCTCCTCGGTGCCGGGGTGGAGGGACTCGGCGTCCCGTGGGCCCTCGAGGTCGCGATCACAGTGGTGGCGGTGGGCAGCTTCATCACCGTCGTCCAGAGGGTGTGGGGCGGGCGGGCCGACTACTTCGCGCGGCTCCATCGGCTCGACTCACCGACGGCGGGCGAACGGTGA
- a CDS encoding HIT family protein, whose protein sequence is MTAGESTPTDGYRQYGVGEDRLQLLWTPYRMSYIAETRPEPAEGMTGEPFLDIPRMSDEDGLVVARGAHVYVVLNLYPYNPGHAMVVPYRKVANLEDLDDDESRELMSHTQHLIRVIKAVSRPDSFNVGLNLGNAAGGSLSDHLHQHVVPRWIGDANFITVTGGTKVLPQLLRQTRQLLAEAWSTVPAPDHT, encoded by the coding sequence GTGACGGCCGGGGAGTCGACCCCGACGGACGGGTACCGCCAGTACGGGGTGGGGGAGGACCGTCTGCAGCTGCTGTGGACCCCGTACCGCATGTCGTACATCGCGGAGACCCGGCCCGAGCCCGCCGAGGGGATGACCGGCGAGCCGTTCCTCGACATCCCCCGGATGAGCGACGAGGACGGTCTGGTGGTCGCCCGTGGCGCCCACGTCTACGTGGTGCTCAACCTGTACCCCTACAACCCGGGCCACGCCATGGTGGTGCCGTACCGCAAGGTGGCGAACCTCGAGGATCTCGACGACGACGAGTCACGCGAGCTCATGTCGCACACGCAGCACCTGATCCGGGTCATCAAGGCCGTCTCCCGTCCCGATTCCTTCAACGTGGGACTCAACCTCGGTAACGCGGCGGGTGGTTCCCTGTCGGACCATCTGCACCAGCACGTCGTGCCGCGCTGGATCGGGGACGCCAACTTCATTACCGTGACCGGCGGGACCAAGGTGTTGCCGCAGTTGCTCCGTCAGACCCGACAACTGCTGGCCGAGGCGTGGTCGACTGTGCCCGCGCCCGACCACACCTGA